The following coding sequences lie in one Cronobacter universalis NCTC 9529 genomic window:
- the fkpB gene encoding FKBP-type peptidyl-prolyl cis-trans isomerase, with the protein MSTSIQSNSAVLVHFTLKLEDGSTAESSRNSGKPALFRLGDGSLSQGLERELLGLHAGDKKAFTLLPEDAFGTPSPDLIQYFSRREFIDAGEPDIGAIMLFTAMDGSEMPGVIREINGDSITVDFNHPLAGHTLHFDIDVLEIDPALESSDADPVG; encoded by the coding sequence ATGTCTACATCCATACAGAGCAACAGCGCGGTGCTTGTGCACTTTACGCTGAAGCTTGAAGACGGCTCCACGGCGGAGTCCAGCCGCAACAGCGGCAAACCCGCGCTGTTTCGCCTGGGCGACGGCTCGCTGTCGCAGGGCCTGGAGCGCGAGTTGCTCGGTCTGCATGCCGGCGACAAAAAAGCGTTTACGCTCCTGCCGGAAGACGCGTTCGGCACACCGAGCCCGGATCTCATCCAGTACTTCTCCCGCCGCGAGTTTATCGATGCGGGCGAGCCGGACATCGGCGCGATTATGCTCTTTACCGCAATGGACGGCAGCGAAATGCCGGGCGTCATCCGTGAAATCAACGGCGACTCCATCACGGTGGATTTCAACCATCCGCTCGCCGGACATACCCTTCATTTTGATATAGACGTGCTGGAAATCGATCCGGCGCTGGAGAGTTCTGATGCAGATCCTGTTGGCTAA
- the ispH gene encoding 4-hydroxy-3-methylbut-2-enyl diphosphate reductase: MQILLANPRGFCAGVDRAISIVENALAIYGAPIYVRHEVVHNRYVVDSLRERGAIFIEQISEVPDGAILIFSAHGVSQAVRNEAKSRDLTVFDATCPLVTKVHMEVARSSRRGEEAILIGHAGHPEVEGTMGQYSNPEGGMYLVESPEDVWKITVKDENNLSFMTQTTLSVDDTSEVIDALRSRFPKIVGPRKDDICYATTNRQEAVRALAEQADVVLVVGSKNSSNSNRLAELAQRMGKTAYLIDDANDIQEAWVKTAACVGVTAGASAPDVLVQNVITRLKALGGSDAHELTGREENIVFEVPKELRIDAREVQ, encoded by the coding sequence ATGCAGATCCTGTTGGCTAACCCGCGCGGCTTCTGCGCAGGCGTGGACCGCGCTATCAGCATTGTGGAAAACGCGCTGGCGATTTACGGCGCGCCTATCTACGTTCGTCATGAAGTGGTGCATAACCGCTACGTCGTGGACAGCCTGCGCGAGCGCGGCGCGATTTTTATCGAGCAAATCAGCGAAGTGCCGGATGGCGCGATCCTGATTTTCTCCGCCCACGGCGTCTCGCAGGCGGTTCGCAATGAAGCGAAAAGCCGCGATCTGACGGTGTTTGACGCTACCTGCCCGCTGGTGACCAAAGTGCATATGGAAGTGGCGCGCTCCAGCCGCCGTGGCGAAGAAGCCATTCTTATCGGCCACGCCGGACACCCGGAAGTGGAAGGGACGATGGGCCAGTACAGCAACCCGGAAGGGGGCATGTATCTGGTGGAATCGCCGGAAGATGTCTGGAAAATTACCGTAAAGGATGAAAATAATCTCTCCTTTATGACCCAGACGACGCTGTCGGTGGATGATACTTCAGAGGTGATCGACGCGCTGCGCAGCCGTTTCCCGAAAATCGTCGGCCCGCGTAAAGATGACATCTGCTACGCCACCACCAACCGTCAGGAAGCCGTGCGCGCGCTGGCGGAGCAGGCGGACGTGGTGTTAGTGGTGGGGTCGAAAAACTCCTCCAACTCCAACCGTCTGGCGGAGCTGGCCCAGCGTATGGGCAAAACGGCCTATCTTATCGACGACGCCAACGACATTCAGGAAGCCTGGGTCAAAACCGCCGCCTGTGTGGGCGTGACCGCGGGCGCCTCGGCGCCGGATGTTCTGGTGCAGAACGTCATCACGCGCCTGAAAGCGCTTGGCGGCAGCGACGCCCACGAGCTGACCGGTCGCGAAGAAAACATCGTTTTCGAAGTGCCGAAGGAGCTGCGCATCGACGCGCGCGAAGTGCAGTAA
- the rihC gene encoding ribonucleoside hydrolase RihC: MTKTPIILDTDPGIDDAVAIAAALFSPALDLQLITTVAGNVSLEKTTRNALQLLHFWDADVPVAQGAVTPLARPLRDAASVHGESGMEGYEFIEHDRLTLDVPAFQAIYERLTAATEPLTLVTIGPLTNIALLLTHYPACKAKIKRLVMMGGSAGRGNFTPNAEFNIAIDPEAAARVFESGIEIVMCGLDVTNQAVLTPDYLAALPSLNRTGKMLHALFSHYRSGSMTTGLRMHDLCAIAWLVKPELFTLKPCFVAVETRGDYTSGATVVDIEGKLNQPANVQVALGIDVAAFRDWVAQTLTLAP; this comes from the coding sequence ATGACAAAAACGCCGATTATTCTCGATACCGATCCCGGCATTGACGATGCCGTGGCTATCGCCGCCGCGCTGTTTTCGCCCGCGCTGGATTTACAGCTCATCACCACTGTCGCAGGCAATGTGTCCCTGGAGAAAACGACCCGCAACGCGCTGCAACTGCTGCATTTCTGGGACGCTGACGTGCCGGTGGCGCAGGGGGCCGTCACGCCGCTGGCGCGCCCGCTGCGCGATGCCGCGTCGGTGCACGGCGAATCGGGGATGGAGGGTTACGAATTTATCGAACACGACCGGCTGACGCTCGACGTTCCGGCGTTTCAGGCGATTTACGAACGCCTGACGGCCGCCACGGAGCCGCTGACGCTCGTCACCATCGGGCCGCTGACCAATATCGCGCTGCTGCTGACGCACTATCCGGCATGTAAAGCGAAAATCAAACGGCTGGTGATGATGGGCGGCTCGGCAGGGCGCGGCAACTTTACCCCCAACGCCGAGTTTAATATCGCCATCGATCCGGAAGCCGCCGCGCGGGTATTTGAAAGCGGCATTGAGATAGTGATGTGCGGGCTGGATGTCACCAACCAGGCGGTGCTCACGCCTGATTATCTCGCGGCATTGCCCTCGCTTAACCGCACCGGGAAAATGCTGCACGCGCTGTTCAGCCATTACCGCAGCGGCAGCATGACGACGGGCCTGCGTATGCACGATCTCTGCGCCATCGCCTGGCTGGTTAAGCCTGAGCTGTTTACGCTTAAACCCTGTTTTGTGGCGGTGGAGACGCGCGGCGACTACACGTCGGGCGCCACGGTGGTGGATATTGAAGGAAAGTTAAACCAGCCTGCGAACGTGCAGGTCGCGCTCGGTATCGACGTGGCCGCGTTTCGCGACTGGGTCGCGCAGACGCTCACGCTGGCGCCTTAG